AATACCATCGTTATTGGGGCTGGACCAGCCGGTCTCATGGCTGCCATTGAAGCTTATAACCCCGATCATCGTGTTGTCCTGCTGGAAAAGATGCGAAAACCTGCTCTCAAGCTGAGGATATCGGGAAAAGGACGCTGTAATATTACCAATGAAGAGGGCATGCAGAGTTTCCTGAATCGATTTGGTAAAAAAGGGCGTTTCCTTAAATATTCCTTTTCACAATTTTTTAACCATGATCTTTTGAATTATCTGCATGAAATGGATGTCCCCACCAAGCTGGAACGGGGAGGACGCTATTTTCCGCAAAGTGATCGGGCTACGGATATTGTTGATGCCTTTGTAAATAAGCTGGATCAGTTAAATATCCCCGTTATAACACAGGCACACGTGACAATGCTTTCCAAAGCTGAAAATGGTCAATTCGTTTTGCAGCTTATGCACTCTGGGAAACCAACAGAAGTAACTGCTGACCAGGTTTGTATTACCTCTGGTGGTTTATCCTACCCAGCCACAGGCTCAACAGGCGAGGGATATCTCATGGCCCAGGCTTTTGGGCATACAATAACCGATACTGCGCCATCTTTGGTTCCCGTTTTGACTTCAGGTGACGTTGCACAACGGGTTCAAGGTGTGAGTCTCCGGAATGTGACCGTCTCGATTTGGTCTGAAAATAAAAAGATCAAGGAACGGTTCGGTGAAATGATGTTTACCCGTAAAGGTGTGACGGGACCCATTATTCTAACCTTGAGCGAGACTCTGGTAAGCATGCTGGATGCCAGACGAGAAGTCCAGATCAAGATCGACCTGAAACCAGCATTGGATCATAAAAAATTGGATCAGCGGCTATTACGGGAGATATCAGAACACAGCAAACAGAGTTTTAAGAATATGCTGAAAACACTGTTGCCCCGCAAAATGATCGATCTTTTTATTGATATTTTAGCCATCGATCCACACAAACATCTTCATCAAGTAACAGGTGAAGAGCGTAAGCAGCTCCGGATGTTGCTGAAGGAGTTTCCCATGCAAGTCATTGGTCATGATTCTTATGACCATGCTATTGTAACTTCTGGAGGTGTATCATTAAAGGAGATCGACCCAACGACCATGGAGTCAAAACTTACTGCAAATCTCTATTTTGCAGGTGAGGTGATGGATGTAAATGGTGAGACTGGAGGCTACAATTTGACCTCCAGCTGGTCAACGGCATTTTTAGCTGGCCGGGAAATGAGCAACAAACAATGGGGAGTGTGTGACCATGAAAAAGAATAAAAAATCCGGACAATTCAAATATTTTCTGGGGAAGATGTTTATGAAAGCCAGAGGCTGGGAATTTAAGGGTGAGTTGCCACATGCTGGCAAGTTCATGTTGATTTGTGCCCCCCACACCAGTAATTGGGATTTCATGTATCTGTTGGCGATCATGTTTATGCTGAGGATCAAAGTCTCCTGGATGGGTAAACATACTCTATTCAAAAAACCCTTTGGAAATTTTATGCGTTGGTTGGGTGGTATTTCCATTGATCGCAGGAGCACCCATGGTGTCGTTGACCAGATTGCTGAATATTATGCTACTCATGACGACCTGATCATCGCCATTGCTCCCGAAGGAACACGCAAAAAAACGGATCACTGGAAGTCTGGCTTTTATCATATTGCTAATAAAGCCCAGGTTCCGCTCTTGTTGGGTTATGTTGATTATGTGAATAAGCAGGCCGGTACTGGTCCCTCATTTATTCCCACCGGAGACATAAAAAAAGACATGGACCAAATTCGAGATTTCTATAAAGATATTCGTGGAGATCATCCCGAATTGGAATCAGACCTTATCCTCAGGGAAGAGATGGGGAAGGTGCAGTCAAAATAAAGAAACCCACGACTTAAATCGTGAGTTGCTGACCCTATACAATTCAAGGAAATGTTCTACAGCAATCGATGATCTGCAAACGAGAAAAACTCGTTGCCGCCGACAATGAGATGATCCAGGATATCAACATCAATAGCTGCCAGAGCTGTCTGCAATTTTTTGGTTACCGCTCGATCACTGCTGGAAGGCGTGAGGCCACCCGATGGGTGATTATGTACCAGAATCACACTCGCCGCATCATAATCAAGAACTTTTTGAACCACCTGACGAGGATAAACGGCTGAAGTATTCAAAGTTCCAGCAAACATTTCATCCATTTTGAGGATCTGGTTCTGGCTATCCAGAAAAATCACCATAAATATTTCACGGTTACGCTCCCTGAGATTGTGGGTAAGATAATCTTTGACCGTTCTGCTTGAATGCAGGTAATCCTTACCTCTGGCTTGCTCGAAAAGGTAACGACGTCCTACGGCATGGGGTAATTTTAGTGCAAATACATTGGCGAGACCCATACCCTGAATATCCAGGAGAACAGATGTTGGTGCCTCTAGCACGCCGGACAAAGAACCAAAACGCCGCATTAATTCCTTGGCCTGGGGTTTCATGTCCTTACGTGGAGTTGCCGAGATGAGTAGCAATTCCAGTACTTCATAGTCGTGAAATGATTCAATTCCATTTTGAAAGAAGCGGTCACGTAATCGTTGACGATGACCATCGCTTGATGGTGGTTTAAATACCATGATTTACTCCAATTAAGTGAAAATGGTATAAGAGCACAAAGCTGTGCTCAAAATGAGTAGAACTGATTAAAGGGTTAGCGAATCAGAGCTATAATTTGATAAAAATATTGAGCAGGGAAAGGATTATTTATGCTTAAACGCTAACCCTGCTTTCACAAAATCCCGAAACAGAGGGTGGGTTTTGGCAACTCGAGATTTGAATTCAGGGTGCGCCTGAGTGGCAATAAACCAGGGATGATCTGCAATTTCAACCATTTCGACCAGCTCATTGTCTGGCGATGTTCCGGAAATGATCATTCCCTTAGCCTCAAGTTGGCTTCGATAAGCGTTGTTGACCTCAAAGCGATGGCGGTGACGCTCGGAAACCGTTGTTTCAGCATAAGTTGCGAATGATTTGGTGCCGGGCTTCAGTACACAGTCATAGGCGCCAAGACGCATACTGGCTCCTTTACGAGTGACCTGATGTTGGGAAAGCATGAGGTGGATCACATGGTGTTCAGAGCTCTCATCAAATTCCTCAGAATTGGCATTTTTTAGCCCAATTACGTTGCGGGCGTATTCGATCACCGCAATTTGTAAACCCAGACATAAGCCCAGAAACGGGATTTGATTTCCCCTGGCATATTGGGCTGCCCTGATCTTGCCTTCGATTCCCCGTGAGCCAAACCCACCAGGAATCAACACACCATGAACATGACCCAGAAATTTCTCCAGACCGGTGTTGGTCTCAAGATCCTCAGCATCAATAAATTCAACCTTAACCCTACAGCGGTTGTCTACACCGGCATGGATAAAGGATTCAATAATACTCTTATAGGCATCGATCATTGCTGTATATTTACCGGTCACTGCAATCGTTATCTCATCTTCCGGGTTGAGGATCCTTTCCACAAACTGCTGCCACTGGGTAGTGTCTGAATCAATATTCTCCAACTGAAGTTTTTCCATGACGATACCAGCCAGGTGTTCCTGCTTGAGTAACAGCGGTACTTCATAAATAGACTTGGCATCCATGCCCTGGATCACGGCATTAGGACTCACGTTTGTGAATAAGGCCAGTTTTTGCCGGACATCATCGGT
This Candidatus Neomarinimicrobiota bacterium DNA region includes the following protein-coding sequences:
- a CDS encoding NAD(P)/FAD-dependent oxidoreductase, with the translated sequence MGAGPAGLMAAIEAYNPDHRVVLLEKMRKPALKLRISGKGRCNITNEEGMQSFLNRFGKKGRFLKYSFSQFFNHDLLNYLHEMDVPTKLERGGRYFPQSDRATDIVDAFVNKLDQLNIPVITQAHVTMLSKAENGQFVLQLMHSGKPTEVTADQVCITSGGLSYPATGSTGEGYLMAQAFGHTITDTAPSLVPVLTSGDVAQRVQGVSLRNVTVSIWSENKKIKERFGEMMFTRKGVTGPIILTLSETLVSMLDARREVQIKIDLKPALDHKKLDQRLLREISEHSKQSFKNMLKTLLPRKMIDLFIDILAIDPHKHLHQVTGEERKQLRMLLKEFPMQVIGHDSYDHAIVTSGGVSLKEIDPTTMESKLTANLYFAGEVMDVNGETGGYNLTSSWSTAFLAGREMSNKQWGVCDHEKE
- a CDS encoding CTP synthase, translated to MSDHQVKHIIVTGGVISGLGKGIAAASLGMLLELKGKKVTIQKLDPYLNVDPGTMNPFQHGEVFVLDDGTETDLDLGHYERFIDVNMTKANNSTAGSIYYEVLERERRGDYLGGTVQIIPHVTDEIIKRVETPEKVDPDLDIVITEIGGTVGDIESLSFLEALRQFQQARGRENVIILHVTLIPYIGASEELKTKPSQHSVMRLREIGLQPDILLCRTQHPLTDDVRQKLALFTNVSPNAVIQGMDAKSIYEVPLLLKQEHLAGIVMEKLQLENIDSDTTQWQQFVERILNPEDEITIAVTGKYTAMIDAYKSIIESFIHAGVDNRCRVKVEFIDAEDLETNTGLEKFLGHVHGVLIPGGFGSRGIEGKIRAAQYARGNQIPFLGLCLGLQIAVIEYARNVIGLKNANSEEFDESSEHHVIHLMLSQHQVTRKGASMRLGAYDCVLKPGTKSFATYAETTVSERHRHRFEVNNAYRSQLEAKGMIISGTSPDNELVEMVEIADHPWFIATQAHPEFKSRVAKTHPLFRDFVKAGLAFKHK
- the radC gene encoding DNA repair protein RadC; this translates as MVFKPPSSDGHRQRLRDRFFQNGIESFHDYEVLELLLISATPRKDMKPQAKELMRRFGSLSGVLEAPTSVLLDIQGMGLANVFALKLPHAVGRRYLFEQARGKDYLHSSRTVKDYLTHNLRERNREIFMVIFLDSQNQILKMDEMFAGTLNTSAVYPRQVVQKVLDYDAASVILVHNHPSGGLTPSSSDRAVTKKLQTALAAIDVDILDHLIVGGNEFFSFADHRLL
- a CDS encoding lysophospholipid acyltransferase family protein — translated: MKKNKKSGQFKYFLGKMFMKARGWEFKGELPHAGKFMLICAPHTSNWDFMYLLAIMFMLRIKVSWMGKHTLFKKPFGNFMRWLGGISIDRRSTHGVVDQIAEYYATHDDLIIAIAPEGTRKKTDHWKSGFYHIANKAQVPLLLGYVDYVNKQAGTGPSFIPTGDIKKDMDQIRDFYKDIRGDHPELESDLILREEMGKVQSK